The stretch of DNA CCAAAAAAAAAGCCCAACGAAAGTTGAGCTTTAAATGATTATCATTTCAGATTAAAAATCTTATTTTTTATTGGCGTATAAAACAGGGTTTAAAGACTCATCATTGTACATTTTCATTTGTTTGTACACTTTCATGTATTTGTTTCCTGCTTTAAAATCTTCTAATAACTCTTCGATTGCTGTTGACAAATCAATGTGTTGTTGTTTTAATACGTCTAATTTTGCTTGACAAGCAGCAATATGTTCAGGAGTAGCATCTGTACGATCAACTTCTTGTTGCATGTGGTAAACTTTTAACGATAAAATCGAGAAGCGATCCACCGCCCAAGCAGGAGATTCGGTATTAATCTTTGCATCCGCTTTTACTTCAACATCAGCATATTGTTGTAAAAACCAGCTATCGACGTACTCTACCATATCCGTACGTTCTTGATTTGATTTATCAATCCATCGTTTTAAACTTAACGCTTCCACAGGATCAATTTGAGGATCACGAATGATATCTTCTAAATGCCACTGAACCGTATCAATCCAGTTTTTTTTGTATAACAAGTGCTCTAATAAATTAGACTCGTCGTAAGGATTTTCGATTGGTTTGTTAACGTCGTCGAATTTATGGTAATCGTTAATTGATTGGTTGAAAATCGCCCAAGCTTTTTCTGTAAACGTCATTGCTGTACTTATGTTTTGTATTATAAAATAAAAGCATTGTAATTAAAAAGTTGTTTCAACTACAATGCTTTATATAATTTAAAATTATATTTTAATTTTCTTTCTTAGGATCTTGGTCCTTATCTTCATTTTTCGTAGCATCTTTGAATTCTTTAATTCCAGATCCTAATCCTCTCATTAATTCTGGAATTTTCTTTCCTCCAAATAATAAAAGAACTACGATAATAATAAGAATCCATTCTTTACCTCCAAACATTCCCATATTGAACTGATTTTAATGCAAATATACTTAATTTATGTTACATTCCTGCAATCCATTGTGCAGGATTTTGTCTTGTTGATCCATTCCAAACTTGGAAGTTCATCACCGTTTCCCCTGTAGGAGAGGTATCAATTAATCCTAATAATTGTCCACGCCCTACTTTATCACCTTTAGAAACATTCACACTGGATAAGTTGGTATACACGGTAAAATAAGAGCCATGACTCACTAATACGGCTTTGTTTCCTCCTGGTACGGCCATTACTGTTGTTACAGTACCTTCAAATACTGCTCTTGCACTAGAACCTTTTCCTGTGGCAATATCCACACCACTGTTCACGGTTGTAATGTTTGATAAGATTGGATGCGAATTCGTTCCAAAATGACTCACTACTCGACCTTTTGCCACCGGCCATGGTAAACGTCCTTTATTGGCTAAGAAATCTCCTGACAATGATCCTGAATCAGGTTTATCATCAAAATTCTCTGCTGGTTTTGGCTTATCCGCTACCACTACTTTTTCTTTTTCAGGAACCTTAGCTACGACTTTGGCTTCAGCTTCAGCTTTGGCTTTGGCTTCGGCTTCAGCACGGGCAGCTGCAATTTTACGTTGATCTTCTTCTTTTTGTGCTTTAAGACGCGCTTCTTCTTCCGCTTTACGTTGCGCGATAATACGCTGACGTTCGGCTTCGGCTTCTCTTTCTAATTGCTCAAATTTAGCAATTTCAGTTCGCGCCGTCGAAGCAAAACTTCCTTTCGGATGTTCTTTTAAATACAATTGATAAGAAGATTTCGTGTGATTTGATCGCGCCACATTCCATGCTTTTGCATCGGCTTGGATAATCGCAATATTACGACGAGCTGCAGAGACATAATCACCTTTTTGGTGTTCTTTTAAATACTCATTATAAGCTGCTACAGTATTGGCAGAACGCGCAGCATCCCAATCCCTTTTATCTTTTTCTGCTCTTAATTTGGCTTGACGAATTTCTTCTTCAATTATCGCTTTGATTTGAGCATCAATCTGACGTTGAGCAGCTTGTTTTGCGTTAATTTCTGCTGCAATTACATCTTCATTCTTACGGAATTCAGCGACAGCTCGTTCTTTTTCCAAACGTTCTTTTTCCAACGATTGACTAAATAATTGCTGCTGAGTTAAGACTTTTTCTTTGTCTTGTTTCGCTTTTTCGCGTTGATCTTTCTTCTTTTTAATGTCCGAAGTTTTCCCAATAATTTCTTCAGCTTTCGCTAATTGGTAATCCGAATATTTTTCCAAATATTTTACACGACGATACGCTTGACTTAAACTTTTAGAAGATAATACAAATAAAAGTTTATTGTCAGCTGAACGGTTTTTATAAGCTTTGATTAAAATCTTTTTATAATCATCTTTTAAAACCTCTAATTCGCGCGAAAGTTTATTGATTTCTAATTGTGTCAAATAAATTTCATCCTCAATAAAGCGTTTCTCTTTGCTTAAATTGTTGACTAATTTGGTTTGAGTATCTATTTTTTTCGAAAGATTTTGCACATATTCAACATTCAACTTTGAGCCTTCTTGATTTTTTTTCAAAGCTTGGCTCAATTGTAGAATCTCTTTCTTTAATTGTGCATTTTGTTTTTGCAAATTCTCTTTGTTATACGGCACTTGGGCACTAGCCCAAATACTAAAAGAGCATAAAATTGCGGTTAAAACAATCCTCATTATTTTATTTCTTTTTTCTTATACCCACTTGGAATTGAGAAAGGTGTGTTCGTTTCTTGATATGTAAAACTATTATATTCCAAATCCACTTGACGCGTTTTTTTATCTTTTATAATAATTTTAACATTTTTAGGAAACTCTTCCTCACCAGATTTGATCCAATTTGCATATTCAATATCCACTTCCATGTTACGCTT from Faecalibacter sp. LW9 encodes:
- a CDS encoding DUF4254 domain-containing protein gives rise to the protein MTFTEKAWAIFNQSINDYHKFDDVNKPIENPYDESNLLEHLLYKKNWIDTVQWHLEDIIRDPQIDPVEALSLKRWIDKSNQERTDMVEYVDSWFLQQYADVEVKADAKINTESPAWAVDRFSILSLKVYHMQQEVDRTDATPEHIAACQAKLDVLKQQHIDLSTAIEELLEDFKAGNKYMKVYKQMKMYNDESLNPVLYANKK
- a CDS encoding peptidoglycan DD-metalloendopeptidase family protein, translated to MRIVLTAILCSFSIWASAQVPYNKENLQKQNAQLKKEILQLSQALKKNQEGSKLNVEYVQNLSKKIDTQTKLVNNLSKEKRFIEDEIYLTQLEINKLSRELEVLKDDYKKILIKAYKNRSADNKLLFVLSSKSLSQAYRRVKYLEKYSDYQLAKAEEIIGKTSDIKKKKDQREKAKQDKEKVLTQQQLFSQSLEKERLEKERAVAEFRKNEDVIAAEINAKQAAQRQIDAQIKAIIEEEIRQAKLRAEKDKRDWDAARSANTVAAYNEYLKEHQKGDYVSAARRNIAIIQADAKAWNVARSNHTKSSYQLYLKEHPKGSFASTARTEIAKFEQLEREAEAERQRIIAQRKAEEEARLKAQKEEDQRKIAAARAEAEAKAKAEAEAKVVAKVPEKEKVVVADKPKPAENFDDKPDSGSLSGDFLANKGRLPWPVAKGRVVSHFGTNSHPILSNITTVNSGVDIATGKGSSARAVFEGTVTTVMAVPGGNKAVLVSHGSYFTVYTNLSSVNVSKGDKVGRGQLLGLIDTSPTGETVMNFQVWNGSTRQNPAQWIAGM
- a CDS encoding twin-arginine translocase TatA/TatE family subunit, whose translation is MGMFGGKEWILIIIVVLLLFGGKKIPELMRGLGSGIKEFKDATKNEDKDQDPKKEN